A region from the Mustela erminea isolate mMusErm1 chromosome 2, mMusErm1.Pri, whole genome shotgun sequence genome encodes:
- the FGG gene encoding fibrinogen gamma chain isoform X2, with product MTWSLNPQGLILYFYSLVLLPATCLAYVATRDNCCILDERFGSYCPTTCGIADFLSTYQTGVDNDLRSLEDHFAGIENKTAEAKELIKSIQVTYNPNEPPKPNRIVSATKESKKMMEEIIKYEALVGSHESNIRFLQEIYNSNNQKINNLKQKVAQLEAKCQEPCRDTVQIHDTTGKDCQDIANKGAKESGLYFIKPLKANQQFLVYCEIDGSGNGWTVLQKRLDGSLDFKKNWIQYKEGFGHLSPTGNTEFWLGNEKIHLISTQSVIPYALRIQLEDWDGRTSTADYAMFKVGPEADKYRLTYAYFIGGDAGDAFDGYDFGDDPSDKFFTSHNGMQFSTWDNDNDKYEGNCAEQDGSGWWMNKCHAGHLNGVYYQGGTYSKSSTPNGYDNGIIWATWQSRWYSMKKTTMKIIPFNRLAIGEGQQHHLGGSKQAGDI from the exons ATGACTTGGTCCTTGAACCCCCAGGGTTTAATTCTCTACTTTTATTCTCTTGTACTGCTCCCCGCGACATGCCTGGCA TACGTTGCTACCAGAGACAACTGCTGCATCTTAGATGAAAGATTT GGTAGTTATTGCCCAACTACCTGTGGAATTGCAGATTTCCTGTCCACTTACCAAACCGGTGTAGACAATGATCTACGGAGTTTGGAAGACCACTTTGCaggaattgaaaacaaaacagcagaagCCAAAGAACTGATCAAGTCAATTCAAGTCACCTATAATCCCAATGAACCACCAAAGCCAA ACAGGATTGTGAGTGCCACTAAGGAGTCCAAGAAAATGatggaagaaattataaaatacgAGGCATTGGTTGGATCACACGAATCAAATATTCG atTTTTACAggaaatatataattcaaataaCCAAAAGATCAATAACCTGAAACAGAAGGTAGCCCAGCTTGAAGCAAAGTGTCAGGAACCTTGCAGAGACACAGTACAAATACATGATACAACTGGGAAAG aTTGTCAAGACATTGCCAATAAGGGAGCCAAGGAGAGTGGGCTTTACTTTATCAAACCTCTGAAAGCTAACCAGCAGTTCTTAGTCTACTGTGAAATTGATGGATCTGGAAATGGATGGACAGTGCTGCAGAAG AGGCTTGATGGCAGTCTGGATTTCAAGAAAAATTGGATTCAATACAAAGAAGGATTTGGACATCTGTCTCCGACTGGAAACACAGAATTTTGGCTGGGAAATGAGAAGATTCATTTGATAAGCACACAGTCGGTCATACCATACGCATTAAGAATACAGTTGGAGGACTGGGATGGCAGAACCAG TACTGCAGACTATGCCATGTTCAAAGTGGGACCTGAAGCTGACAAATACCGCCTGACATATGCTTACTTTATTGGTGGAGATGCTGGAGATGCCTTTGATGGCTATGATTTTGGCGATGACCCTAGTGATAAATTTTTCACATCCCACAATGGCATGCAGTTCAGTACTTGGGACAACGATAATGATAAGTACGAAGGAAACTGTGCCGAACAAGACGGATCTGGTTGGTGGATGAACAAGTGTCATGCTGGCCACCTCAACGGAGTTTATTACCAAG GTGGCACTTACTCAAAATCATCTACTCCTAATGGTTATGATAATGGCATTATTTGGGCTACTTGGCAATCCCGATGGTATTCCATGAAGAAAACCACCATGAAGATAATCCCATTCAACAGATTAGCCATTGGAGAAGGACAGCAGCACCACCTAGGGGGATCCAAACAG GCTGGAGACATCTAA
- the FGG gene encoding fibrinogen gamma chain isoform X1 yields the protein MTWSLNPQGLILYFYSLVLLPATCLAYVATRDNCCILDERFGSYCPTTCGIADFLSTYQTGVDNDLRSLEDHFAGIENKTAEAKELIKSIQVTYNPNEPPKPNRIVSATKESKKMMEEIIKYEALVGSHESNIRFLQEIYNSNNQKINNLKQKVAQLEAKCQEPCRDTVQIHDTTGKDCQDIANKGAKESGLYFIKPLKANQQFLVYCEIDGSGNGWTVLQKRLDGSLDFKKNWIQYKEGFGHLSPTGNTEFWLGNEKIHLISTQSVIPYALRIQLEDWDGRTSTADYAMFKVGPEADKYRLTYAYFIGGDAGDAFDGYDFGDDPSDKFFTSHNGMQFSTWDNDNDKYEGNCAEQDGSGWWMNKCHAGHLNGVYYQGGTYSKSSTPNGYDNGIIWATWQSRWYSMKKTTMKIIPFNRLAIGEGQQHHLGGSKQVGPEHHVEIEYD from the exons ATGACTTGGTCCTTGAACCCCCAGGGTTTAATTCTCTACTTTTATTCTCTTGTACTGCTCCCCGCGACATGCCTGGCA TACGTTGCTACCAGAGACAACTGCTGCATCTTAGATGAAAGATTT GGTAGTTATTGCCCAACTACCTGTGGAATTGCAGATTTCCTGTCCACTTACCAAACCGGTGTAGACAATGATCTACGGAGTTTGGAAGACCACTTTGCaggaattgaaaacaaaacagcagaagCCAAAGAACTGATCAAGTCAATTCAAGTCACCTATAATCCCAATGAACCACCAAAGCCAA ACAGGATTGTGAGTGCCACTAAGGAGTCCAAGAAAATGatggaagaaattataaaatacgAGGCATTGGTTGGATCACACGAATCAAATATTCG atTTTTACAggaaatatataattcaaataaCCAAAAGATCAATAACCTGAAACAGAAGGTAGCCCAGCTTGAAGCAAAGTGTCAGGAACCTTGCAGAGACACAGTACAAATACATGATACAACTGGGAAAG aTTGTCAAGACATTGCCAATAAGGGAGCCAAGGAGAGTGGGCTTTACTTTATCAAACCTCTGAAAGCTAACCAGCAGTTCTTAGTCTACTGTGAAATTGATGGATCTGGAAATGGATGGACAGTGCTGCAGAAG AGGCTTGATGGCAGTCTGGATTTCAAGAAAAATTGGATTCAATACAAAGAAGGATTTGGACATCTGTCTCCGACTGGAAACACAGAATTTTGGCTGGGAAATGAGAAGATTCATTTGATAAGCACACAGTCGGTCATACCATACGCATTAAGAATACAGTTGGAGGACTGGGATGGCAGAACCAG TACTGCAGACTATGCCATGTTCAAAGTGGGACCTGAAGCTGACAAATACCGCCTGACATATGCTTACTTTATTGGTGGAGATGCTGGAGATGCCTTTGATGGCTATGATTTTGGCGATGACCCTAGTGATAAATTTTTCACATCCCACAATGGCATGCAGTTCAGTACTTGGGACAACGATAATGATAAGTACGAAGGAAACTGTGCCGAACAAGACGGATCTGGTTGGTGGATGAACAAGTGTCATGCTGGCCACCTCAACGGAGTTTATTACCAAG GTGGCACTTACTCAAAATCATCTACTCCTAATGGTTATGATAATGGCATTATTTGGGCTACTTGGCAATCCCGATGGTATTCCATGAAGAAAACCACCATGAAGATAATCCCATTCAACAGATTAGCCATTGGAGAAGGACAGCAGCACCACCTAGGGGGATCCAAACAGGTTGGACCAGAACACCATGTTGAAATAGAATATGACTAA